TAGGCAAAGTTTCAACCGCGGATTTAATTATCTTAATACGGTTTTACCATACATTATCTTGAAAATTTTATCAATACCAGGACGAAACACCGCCGTGCCTTGAACAAGCACCCCTGCCCGTAGCAGAACTCATACTTCCATCGCGACAGAACGCGCCACTTCTAATTGGCGGAGAATAAACTCGAGGAGAACTAAATCTTGGACTATAGTTGTATCTAGTCGTAGAGTAGTTATATCCTCGATAACCCCCACCGCCTCCACCGCCGTAGTAATTGTAAGATTGTGGAGCAGGTACTGGAGTGGGAGGTGGCGGTGGTGCTACGTATTTGTATTTGGTTATTACGATATGCTCGTTTGTTGGCTTGTATTTGGACTTGCGACTTAGTTCTTTTTTGGTTTTGCTATTACGACAAACCTCATCTTGTCCGTTTGAGCCGGTTATTGTAGTTCTTCTGGATTTTTCTTTTCCACCAAGTGATTGGTCGTGAGTGTTAAATTCATCTTCAGAAGTTGTCGTCTGAAACTTAACAATCTCATTACTACATACAGTTCTGTTCTCGTAGGCATCTATACCGAAAGGTAAAGCAATCACCGAGAGCATAATAAATAATAACCAGCCTAAGTTTTTATTCATATTAAATATCCTTTGCTAATAAAATATTATAATAAGTTAAATCTTTATCCATCTTATCAAACAAAACCAACAATTGTCAAGCAAAAAACACCCCTCTCAGAGTGCTTTTGTGCTTACCAAGTTCTACAAATTTTCAATACCCTTCTCGATCTTTTCTAACTTGGCTTTTTTGTCCGAAAGCGTGAGGCGGGTTTCTTCAACCAGATGCTCGGGCGCTTTGGCGATGTAATTTTCGTTCGAAAGGCGCTGAGAAAGGCTAAGGATTTCGCTCTCGATTTGGTTTTTTTGCTTGATTAGATCTTCTCGATACTCCGCCAAAACCTCTTGCGGGACATCGAGCCACGCGCCCAAGCCACTAGCCGCAAGGCTAAATCCACGAGGGGTATCCGTCTCCTCCACCGCAGGTACGCGAGTAAGCGCACGAATAGTCTCGGCATTTTCCGCGATAAGCCCGTCATTAGCAAAGAGAAGCGGATAGCGTTTTTTATTAGGCAACTCTGCGATTACTGCGCGGACTTCGCTGACAAGTTCTTGGATTCGCTCAAAGCCAATCGCTTGGATCTCGTCAAACTCAATGGAGATCGGCGCGAGAGTTTCTTTGGCCAAAACTCCATTGGTCCAAGGAAGTGTCTGCCAGATTGTTTCTGTCACGAATGGCGCAAATGGGTGAGCGAGTTTGAGACAAGTTTCAAGCACCCATCGAAGAAGTTCGGGGTTATGCTGAGCCTTGGAGGCCTCAACATACCAGTCGGCAACAGAAGTCCAAATGGTATGATAGACCAACTCGCCCGCCTCGGAGAAGCGATAATTGGCGATATGATCGTCGAGAGTTTTGACTGCTTGAGAGAGTTCTCGCACCACCCAGTGGTCAGCATTGGATAACGCTTCAGGCTGACGACTGGAAGGCATCTCGCCGACCTTTTCTGTGATGAATCGTGAAACATTCCACAATTTGTTACAGAAATTTCTACCTGCGATGACCTTGTTTTTAGCAAAGGCTTGATTCTGCCCTGCCGAGCGACTGGCGATAATTCCAAGACGAAACGCGTCGGAACCAAATTCTGCGATCACATCCATCGGGTTGATAACATTGCCTTTGGATTTGGACATTTTCTGTCCCTTTTCATCCAAAACCATTCCGTGTAGATAAACTTCTTTGAACGGAACAGATTGCGTACAGTAAATTCCAAGCATGATCATGCGGCTGACCCAAGGGAAAATCAAGTCGTGGCCTGTTTCCATCACGCTGTTTGGGTAGAATTTAGCGAGGTCGCCACCATCGAGATAATCCGTTGTGATAAATGGCCATTGGCCAGATGAAAACCAAGTGTCAAGCGTATCCTCGTCACGAATGTATGTTTTACCATCTTTTTCAATTTCTGTCAAATGAACTCGCGTATCGAATATCCAGTCGCTGGCGTCGTCCTTATTCTGGAACATCGGAATTGGAATACCCCAAGGAATTTGGCGTGAAACGTTCCAGTCGCGGATATTTTCAAGATAATTTGACAAAACATTCTTTTTATTGTCTGGCACGAAACGAATCTCGTTATTGTTGAGAGCGATAAGTGCTGCTTCTGCCAAAGGTTTGGTCGAAATAAACCACTGTTCTTTGACGAGCGGCTGAATTGGCTCGCCAGATTTGTAGTCATAGCCAACCACGTGGGTTAAATCTTCTTCTTTCATCAAAGCGCCCTGCTCTTTCAACTTGGAAAGAATTTTCTTGCGCGCTTCCATAACGGTCAAGCCCTCGAAATCAGCACCGGCCTCAGTTGTCATTTTGCCATCAAAGCCGATAACCTGAATCTTAGATAGATTATTGCGCTGACCAACTTCAAAGTCATTTGGGTCGTGGAAAGGTGTAATCTTAACCACACCCGTACCAAAAGCTGGGTCGGCGTATTCGTCCGCGATTATTGGAATTTCTCGTCCAATAAGCGGAATTTTGACCATTTTACCGATCAATTTTTGATAGCGCTCGTCCTCTGGATTGACCGCCAGTGCCGTGTCGCCGAGCATTGTTTCTGGGCGAGTTGTTGAAACGAGCATAAACTGTTCTGGCTCGCCAAATTTACCAATCACTGGATAAGCAATTGTCCAAAGTTTGCCCTTTTCTTCCTTGTAATCAACTTCAATATCGGCATAAGAAGTCTGATATTTGGTAGAGTAATTAACAATTCGCTCGCCTCTGTAAATAAGGCCGTCGTCCCATAATTTCTTGAAAGTTTTGTAGACGCGATTGATGACTTTTTCATCCAAAGTAAATGTTGAATTTATCCAATCCGCACCTACGCCAAGCGCACGGAGTTGAAGTTCCATTCCACCCCGCTGTTTAGCAACAAAATCCCAAACCTGATCATAGAGTTCATCTCTAGAAAAGTCGAACCGGCTCTTGCCCTGCTCATTCAAAACGCGCTCATAAACAACCCAAGTCTCAAAGCCCGCATGGTCGGCGCCAGCAAGATAAATCGCATCGCGCCCTTTCATCCTGTAATACCGCACCAAAATATCCTCAACCGCAGCCATCAATCCGTGGCCGATATGAAGATTCCCGTTGGCATTTGGTGGTGGCATCACGATCGAATATGGCTCGCCCACCCCTGTTGAAGAAAACGCATCAGAGGCTTCCCAAAGCGCGTAAATCTCGGGTTCGTAATTATTTGGCTCGTAAGTTTTAGTAATTTTCATCAAATTTCCCTTTTAATCTTAATTTTTCTCGAAGGAAGAAAATTCATTTGCGAAAACTTCTTCAAAGAATAACGATTCTTGAAGAAATAAAGATTTTCCCCATAACGATGGGCGAAAATACAGAAGTATCATTCGGCTAAATTTTCAAATTCCGCCCTTCATTTCTCTTCGAATCAGAAACAAAAAGCAAATTTTACGCAAACATTTCACGAGAAATTTCACAGCAAATTAAAACAACATTTCACGCGAAATCCTCGCCGAAATCCCTCCTCAAATAAACTGTAATTTCTCATTTTTGTTTACTTTTTAATTATATCACAACTACTTGACTTTAACAAGGCTTATGCTTATTTTAGTCGGCAAGTTTGAGAATTTTGAATTTCGAATTTTCCGCAGGGACAACCCGAGGACTTTTCGAAATTAAAAAATCAAGATTTTTCATCCAAAATGTGCTAAAATAAGATTATGTTAAAGATTTCAGAAGTGAAAAATCAGCAGATTTGGGATGATTTTATCAACAATCACGGCGGACATCCGCTACAACTTTGGGGGTGGGGCGAGTTAAAGTCTCGCGGAAATTGGCGAGTTTGCAGGATTTTTGTCCACCAGAAAACAGAGAAGGGCGAAGTCTTGGCCGCTGCGCAAATTCTAACGCAAAAGATGCCTTGGCCGCTTAAAAATTTCGCTTATATTCCGCGTGGTATCCTAACGATTTCGGGCAAGCCACTCGAGCGAGAAAAAATGCTTCAAGCCGTGGCCGAATACTGTAAAACAGCAATAAAACCGCGACCCGTGGCCTTAAGCGTGGAGCCAGATTGGGAAGAATTTCCAAATAATTTACTTAAAAAAGGTTGGATTAAAGCGCGCAACACTGTGCTAATTCCTCGGACACTTATTTTGGATTTAACCAAATCTACAGATGAAATTTTGATGGAAATGCACAAAAACAACCGCCAACTTGTTAAAAAATCGGCTAAAAATTGTGCAGTTAGAAGGCTCGCCACACCTAAAGAATTCGAGACTGCTTATAAAATCTACCTCGAGACGGCTAAAAGGGCAGGCTTTTCGATTCATTCTGAAAAATATTATCAAGATCTCCGTGATTTGATGGGTGACAATTCGCCAGTCTGGGGTGCTTTCTCAGAAGATGAACTTATAGCCTTTTCTTGGATCGCTAAAACCAAAACTACCGCTTTTGAACTCTACGGTGGAAGCAACGACAAGGGGCGCGATCTTTGGGCTAATTACGCTATAAAATGGGCGGTCATTCAAGAGTTGAAGGAGCAGGGCGTAGAGCGATATGACTTCAATGGACTTCTCAATGATAGCATTTCTCTCTTCAAAAAGCGCTTTGCTCGGCACGAAAATCTGCTCGCAGGCACATTCGACAGACCTCTGTCAAAATGGTATCCTTTGTGGTCGCACGGCCTACCAATAGGTAAAAAAATCGTTCGAAGTATCCGCAAAATCCTCAAAAAATCGCACTAAATTCACTTTCGAAAAAAGAAAAAAGACCTCTCATGGAGGTCTTAAATTTTAGAGCAGGGGAGTCTGGAGTCGGACGATATCTTCCAGCAACATTTCGTTTATAATATAGAATGTCTGATCTGGAAACTTGGC
This sequence is a window from bacterium. Protein-coding genes within it:
- a CDS encoding valine--tRNA ligase → MKITKTYEPNNYEPEIYALWEASDAFSSTGVGEPYSIVMPPPNANGNLHIGHGLMAAVEDILVRYYRMKGRDAIYLAGADHAGFETWVVYERVLNEQGKSRFDFSRDELYDQVWDFVAKQRGGMELQLRALGVGADWINSTFTLDEKVINRVYKTFKKLWDDGLIYRGERIVNYSTKYQTSYADIEVDYKEEKGKLWTIAYPVIGKFGEPEQFMLVSTTRPETMLGDTALAVNPEDERYQKLIGKMVKIPLIGREIPIIADEYADPAFGTGVVKITPFHDPNDFEVGQRNNLSKIQVIGFDGKMTTEAGADFEGLTVMEARKKILSKLKEQGALMKEEDLTHVVGYDYKSGEPIQPLVKEQWFISTKPLAEAALIALNNNEIRFVPDNKKNVLSNYLENIRDWNVSRQIPWGIPIPMFQNKDDASDWIFDTRVHLTEIEKDGKTYIRDEDTLDTWFSSGQWPFITTDYLDGGDLAKFYPNSVMETGHDLIFPWVSRMIMLGIYCTQSVPFKEVYLHGMVLDEKGQKMSKSKGNVINPMDVIAEFGSDAFRLGIIASRSAGQNQAFAKNKVIAGRNFCNKLWNVSRFITEKVGEMPSSRQPEALSNADHWVVRELSQAVKTLDDHIANYRFSEAGELVYHTIWTSVADWYVEASKAQHNPELLRWVLETCLKLAHPFAPFVTETIWQTLPWTNGVLAKETLAPISIEFDEIQAIGFERIQELVSEVRAVIAELPNKKRYPLLFANDGLIAENAETIRALTRVPAVEETDTPRGFSLAASGLGAWLDVPQEVLAEYREDLIKQKNQIESEILSLSQRLSNENYIAKAPEHLVEETRLTLSDKKAKLEKIEKGIENL
- a CDS encoding peptidoglycan bridge formation glycyltransferase FemA/FemB family protein, yielding MLKISEVKNQQIWDDFINNHGGHPLQLWGWGELKSRGNWRVCRIFVHQKTEKGEVLAAAQILTQKMPWPLKNFAYIPRGILTISGKPLEREKMLQAVAEYCKTAIKPRPVALSVEPDWEEFPNNLLKKGWIKARNTVLIPRTLILDLTKSTDEILMEMHKNNRQLVKKSAKNCAVRRLATPKEFETAYKIYLETAKRAGFSIHSEKYYQDLRDLMGDNSPVWGAFSEDELIAFSWIAKTKTTAFELYGGSNDKGRDLWANYAIKWAVIQELKEQGVERYDFNGLLNDSISLFKKRFARHENLLAGTFDRPLSKWYPLWSHGLPIGKKIVRSIRKILKKSH